The Flavobacterium sp. 20NA77.7 genome includes the window ATCGCCTTTTAATGTTAACCAAATGTATTTTACAGAAGTTTGTAAAATCAGTGTCCAAAATATAGCAGAAAGTCCACCATAAACTAAAACTTCATCAATTTTTCTTGTTCCAATAACCGCTTTTAATGCGTACAACGGACTGGTACCTATATCTCCATAAATAATTCCTAATGCGACTAGTAAGGTTGCTGCTGTTACTTTGTTTGTTGTACCGATTTTTGTTTCCATATTTTTATTTCTAATTTATGGTACAAAGTTCGGAGCAATCTTATTGGTAAAATATAAAGAATGATTACTCTAGTGTAAAGAAAATATAAAGATTTATTGAAATCTATAACCTACGCCACTTTCGGTAATTATATGTTCCGGTGCATTTGGGTTATCTTCAATTTTTTTACGAAGTGTGCCAACAAAAACTCTTAAGTATTGTGTTTCCGTTTGTGCGCCAACACCCCAAATTTCTTTTAAAATGTATTGATGCGTTAAAACACGCCCTTCATTTTTTACAAATAAGGATAACAAATTAAATTCTGTGGCCGTTAATTTAATTATTTCATTATTTTTTTTAACAGTATGTGATAATAAATCAATACAAATAGATCCAAATTGATAAGTAGTTTCTGTATTTTCAATAGTGCTTCTTCTTACAGATGCTCTAATTCTTGCCATTAGCTCGGCATTCCTAAATGGTTTTGTTAGATAATCAGTAGCGCCATTGTCTAATGCTTTTACAATATCTTCTTCTTGATTTAATACAGATAATATAATAATTGATTTGTTGTACCAAGTTCGTAGTTCTTTCAAAACTTCGTGGCCACTTTTATCTGGCAAACCTAAATCTAAAATTATAACCTCTGGAGTATGATTAGCGGCTAATAAGATGCCTTGCTTACCATTATCAGATTGAATCACTTTATAATCGTTACTTTCAAGTGTAATTTCTAAAAGTTTTCTAATTTGTGGTTCGTCGTCAATTATAAGAATATCAGCTTTACTCATTTTTTAAATTATTAATAAAAGTAGTTTCTACTGGTATAAAGATATCAAATTTTAATCCGTT containing:
- a CDS encoding response regulator transcription factor; the protein is MSKADILIIDDEPQIRKLLEITLESNDYKVIQSDNGKQGILLAANHTPEVIILDLGLPDKSGHEVLKELRTWYNKSIIILSVLNQEEDIVKALDNGATDYLTKPFRNAELMARIRASVRRSTIENTETTYQFGSICIDLLSHTVKKNNEIIKLTATEFNLLSLFVKNEGRVLTHQYILKEIWGVGAQTETQYLRVFVGTLRKKIEDNPNAPEHIITESGVGYRFQ